AGTTTGATTTGAAGCTTGTCTACACGTTGGTGAGCAACCAAGATGATTGGGATAGGTATGAAGGGTTGCAGTGGTATGCAGCGGATGAGTGGGCGAGTGAGAATCCGGACGATGCTGATGTTGAAGAAGTATTGAAACGTGTATGTGAGAATAGGGAAAATTACCTGAGGTGGGGACGAGAGACGTTTGGGTGGGCGATCTATTTGTTCAAGAAGGAAGTTATTAAAAGATAGTGCCGGCCCAACAAGGCTAATTCAGCCGACGCAAAGGGCCGCGCGGCTGATTAGTAGCGTTCGTTCGGTTCACAGAGAACGGAGAGAGCCCCGCTGCTCTGCTCAAACGGCTTCCCAGTCCAAGCAGTGAGAAATTAGAGTCGAGAAGGCCCCTCAATCAATCAAATCCCGATCACCGGCGCTGGATAGAGAGATACCGCACAAAAAGGCTGAGACCACCTACCGTTCGTTCGATTCCGATTCTTCCACCTGACTAACTGAATTAACCCCCTCCACCGCCTACAACCATTCCGCGCGTCTCTGTACTTGAAACAGCACCTTGTTGAGAGATCGCGTTGACGTGGTGCCCCGTTTACTTCGAAATTTCACGTATATGAGAATAAATCGCAACACTTTTAAGCAGACCGAGCAATACTATAAAAATAACTGTTGTGCTGAAAGAAGGAGACCCTATGAGTGAAGCACCTAACTTACAGGACTATATGTTGCCTGTATTGAAGCTATTCGAAGATGGTGAGGAACACTTGTACAAGGAGATTCCAGCACATCTTGAAGCTGGATTCACCTTGTTGCAGACAGATACGCCTAAAAGGGCCCGGATCATGATCAACGGCGTAATCGGATATTTTGTGAAAGCACTCGTTCTCGAGAAGACCGGTAACCAAAGATTCAAAATAACCACTCGAGGCCTTTCACTCCTTAAGAGTAAGCCGGAAAGGATTACTGTTAAGGAACTTAAGCAGTTTAAGGAGTTCGACGAGTTTATCCAGAGCAGATACAAGAAAGTGGATAAGGTCACCCCAGACGAGGCTGCGGGAAGCATTCCGGAAGATGCTATCGACTCTGCCTATCAGACCCATAAAGAGAATCTTGCGGACGAGTTACTTGATAAAGTTAAACAAGGGACATGGCAATTTTTCGAAATGCTTGTCAAAGATCTTCTTGTCGCTATGGGTTACGGAGACCCACATGATGAAGGTCATCTAACACAGAGACCTGCCGACGGGGGAATAGATGGGATCATCAAGGAGGACAAACTCGGTCTCGACATAATATGCATTCAAGCGAAAAAATGGGATAATCCAGTCGGGCGCCCAGAGATTCAGAAGTTCACGGGAAGTCTGGAAAGTAACCATGCAAGAAAGGGCGTATTTATCACAACTTCGAATTTCACTGGTGAAGCGAAGGAATACGTCCGGGCGATAGAGAAGAAGATCATCCTTATTGATGGGAGGCGATTAAGCGAACTAATGATTGACTATGACGTTGGCGTTGGGACACTGAAAACCTATAAAGTGAAACAAGTTGATAATGACTACTTCACGATAGTCTAAGGAAGCAGCACAACAACCGTATCAACTCGGACTGGCAAATCCGCTGCGCTCCATCCACGCCGGTGATGGCAGCGTTCGGCGCACTGAGACAGGAGCAAGCCCCGTTTCTCTGCTCAAAAGGCTTCCCGGTCCGAGCAGTAGGAAATTAGAGGCGAGAAGGCCCTTCAATCAAATAAATCCCGATCACCTGCGATCGATAAATGCCAAAGAAAAAGGCTGAGACCGCCTACCGTTCGTTCGATTCCTCTAAATGGCAAGCGAGCGCGCGAGCGCGTGAATCACTCACTCTGCGAAATAGGCATTCATGAGATACTGCTGGACCATTCGATGCGAATTGAAGAACGAGCCATTAAAGGCAATGGCATAACGCATGATCTGGGCCCATTTCTCTCGGTCGGTATAAAACGTTGGTAATACTACCTCTTCCAATTTCCTGTACAGGCTTTCTGCCTCTTCTGAATCATCCATTTCCAATTCGCAGACATTCACAACTTTTGTCTCTATCGCCCAGCCGGTCACGTCCTCCACGCACCCTTCCACCCACCAGCCATCGAGCACACTTAAGCTCGGGACGCCGTTGAGGCACGCTTTCATACCGCTGGTGCCCGATGCTTCACACGGTATCTTCGGCGTATTGAGCCACACGTCCACACCCGCAGTAATGAACTGCGCGAGCTCCATATCGTAATTCTCCAGGAATACTATCTTTATATCCGATTTCAATCGCTTTATGGCTGCGAAGACACTCTTTATCAGCTCCTTCCCCAACTTATCCTTCGGATGTGCTTTGCCCGCAATGACGACTTGAATCGATCCACTCTGTTTCGCAATGCTTACCAGTCTATCGGGATTACTAAACAGAAGATGAGGCCGTTTATACCGTGCCATTCGCCGGGCAAAGCCCAGGGTACAGGCATCATAATCCATCCCAATACTGTGCTTTGCATTGACAAGATCGATCAGCATCCGCTTTGCTTCGCGATGTGCCTGCTCAATCTCTTCTAGTGGTATTGACATCACGTACCGCAGATTAAACGGATCTTTTCGCCACCCGCTGGTATGCTTATCATACAGCCTCCGGAACGGTTTGGACGTCCAGAATACATGGTGCACACCGTTCGTTATCGAATCAATCGGATAACCGGGGAACATATTCCGTGAAATTTCTTCATGCCGCTTCGCCACACCATTTATATGGCCGCTGTGCTCTAACGCGAGTAAAGTCATATTTAATTCGTCTTTATAGCAAACGTTATTGATTTCTGCCTCGTTACAGTATCTTGCAAGGATATCCCTTACTAAGGACGCAGGAAATCGATCGTGACCTGCGGGAATCGGTGTGTGCGTTGTAAAGACACATTTCTGGCGTACTAAATCCTCAATCTGCCGATCTGAGAGTTCTGGATCCTCTTTCTTGTATCGCTTCGCCAGCTCGACCGCGACCA
This genomic interval from Methanomicrobia archaeon contains the following:
- the glgP gene encoding alpha-glucan family phosphorylase → MEEYFHIALFSMEIGMHPKIPTYSGGLGVLAGDILRSCADLNVPLVAVTLASNKGYLSQFLDEEGNQTEGSMCWRIQDFATLMTPKVSVPIAGRDVKVQAWKYLITGLDGHQVPVYLLDTDLFENSDSDREITSYLYGGDLSYRLSQEIVLGIGGVRMLAALGHTNIRKYHLNEGHSALVAVELAKRYKKEDPELSDRQIEDLVRQKCVFTTHTPIPAGHDRFPASLVRDILARYCNEAEINNVCYKDELNMTLLALEHSGHINGVAKRHEEISRNMFPGYPIDSITNGVHHVFWTSKPFRRLYDKHTSGWRKDPFNLRYVMSIPLEEIEQAHREAKRMLIDLVNAKHSIGMDYDACTLGFARRMARYKRPHLLFSNPDRLVSIAKQSGSIQVVIAGKAHPKDKLGKELIKSVFAAIKRLKSDIKIVFLENYDMELAQFITAGVDVWLNTPKIPCEASGTSGMKACLNGVPSLSVLDGWWVEGCVEDVTGWAIETKVVNVCELEMDDSEEAESLYRKLEEVVLPTFYTDREKWAQIMRYAIAFNGSFFNSHRMVQQYLMNAYFAE
- a CDS encoding class I SAM-dependent methyltransferase — protein: FDLKLVYTLVSNQDDWDRYEGLQWYAADEWASENPDDADVEEVLKRVCENRENYLRWGRETFGWAIYLFKKEVIKR
- a CDS encoding restriction endonuclease, producing the protein MSEAPNLQDYMLPVLKLFEDGEEHLYKEIPAHLEAGFTLLQTDTPKRARIMINGVIGYFVKALVLEKTGNQRFKITTRGLSLLKSKPERITVKELKQFKEFDEFIQSRYKKVDKVTPDEAAGSIPEDAIDSAYQTHKENLADELLDKVKQGTWQFFEMLVKDLLVAMGYGDPHDEGHLTQRPADGGIDGIIKEDKLGLDIICIQAKKWDNPVGRPEIQKFTGSLESNHARKGVFITTSNFTGEAKEYVRAIEKKIILIDGRRLSELMIDYDVGVGTLKTYKVKQVDNDYFTIV